The following proteins come from a genomic window of Pichia kudriavzevii chromosome 1, complete sequence:
- a CDS encoding uncharacterized protein (PKUD0A05490; similar to Saccharomyces cerevisiae YDR322W (MRPL35); ancestral locus Anc_5.360), which translates to MSISKGVWSNASRAASLSVKNPVLKQALLSPNLPNGPASLKANANKRRYTSPIGLDGIYPLAYELLEKQAEEKYKLIDQLNDKISKDGATPELIKQREELQIEAEINNPQVVYNALFATNVLDRTQPVYRHYLKKNWESYKKMLTMQRIETLAVIPDTLPTLEPEVDVNLKFTHNNVDTWIEPGNVLSSNVTCKPPTLEIVEFKESTDDLYTVLIVNPDTPDVENNTYSTTLHWGLANVRLSNNDSIIDMQKLSENPDIELIDYLPPVPEKNLGKQRFAVWVFRQDGQLPNKDVTREKFDIRAFVGSNKLQPVGAHVWRSTWDLNVANVRKMYGLPEGRIFSRDRF; encoded by the coding sequence ATGTCTATTAGTAAAGGTGTATGGAGCAATGCGTCTCGTGCAGCGTCGCTGTCAGTGAAAAACCCGGTCTTGAAACAGGCATTACTCTCGCCAAATTTACCTAATGGGCCAGCGTCGTTAAAGGCCAATGCAAACAAACGCAGATACACGTCACCAATCGGGTTGGATGGCATCTATCCATTGGCATATGAGCTATTGGAGAAACAAGCTGAGGAGAAATACAAGTTGATTGATCAGCTAAATGACAAAATCTCTAAAGATGGAGCAACACCTGAACTTATCAAACAGAGAGAGGAGTTACAAATCGAAGCGGAAATCAATAACCCACAAGTGGTATACAATGCTCTATTTGCAACTAATGTGTTAGATAGAACACAGCCTGTGTATAGACACTACCTTAAGAAAAACTGGGAATCTTACAAGAAGATGCTAACCATGCAGAGAATTGAAACCCTCGCCGTTATTCCAGACACATTACCAACATTAGAACCCGAGGTCGATGttaatttgaaatttacTCACAATAACGTTGACACCTGGATTGAACCAGGTAATGTGTTATCCTCAAATGTCACTTGTAAACCCCCAACACTTGAAATAGTcgaattcaaagaatccACCGACGATCTTTACACTGTTTTGATTGTTAATCCAGACACACCAGATGTGGAAAACAACACTTATTCGACAACATTACACTGGGGGCTTGCCAATGTCAGATTATCTAACAATGATTCAATCATTGACATGCAAAAATTAAGTGAAAACCCAGATATTGAGCTAATCGACTATCTACCTCCTGTACCAGAGAAGAACTTAGGTAAACAGAGATTTGCTGTCTGGGTGTTCAGACAAGACGGCCAGTTGCCAAATAAAGATGTTACCAGAGAAAAGTTCGATATCAGGGCATTCGTCGGTTCTAATAAATTACAACCTGTAGGTGCGCATGTCTGGAGAAGTACTTGGGATCTTAATGTTGCTAATGTTAGAAAGATGTATGGCT